Within the Aminivibrio pyruvatiphilus genome, the region TTTTTTCTCCGCAGATGCGCCCTGCAGGGAGGGAACAAGACCCCGGTTCTCCGTTCCGTTATCGAACCTGAAATACCCCACCAGTTTCCGGAGTTCCGCCGACAGGCTGGCGAGTTCTTCTGAGCCCTGGGCCACGCGCTCCGCCGATTCGGCGACTTCCTTCATCTGCCCCCGGACCATGTCCGAGGACGCCGCCGAGGCACTGACCCGGGACGCGATGTTCTGCACAGCCCCGGCGATCTCCTCGCTGGACGCCGCCTGTTCCTCCGAGACGGCCGCCAGGTCCTGGGTCGAGGACGAAATTCTTGACAGGGCTTCCATCATCTTCGCAATGGTCTCCCGGGTTCCTTCCGCGAGCCCTGCAGAGGCGTGGGAGTTCTTCGCGCTCTTTTCCGACGAGGAGACCACCTGGTCCAGATCCTTTGTAATCATCCCCGCAAGCTCCGCGATCTTCTTCGCCGCCTCGTTGCTCTCCTCGGCGAGCTTCCGCACTT harbors:
- a CDS encoding methyl-accepting chemotaxis protein — translated: VRKLAEESNEAAKKIAELAGMITKDLDQVVSSSEKSAKNSHASAGLAEGTRETIAKMMEALSRISSSTQDLAAVSEEQAASSEEIAGAVQNIASRVSASAASSDMVRGQMKEVAESAERVAQGSEELASLSAELRKLVGYFRFDNGTENRGLVPSLQGASAEKKPRSKKR